From one Planctomicrobium piriforme genomic stretch:
- a CDS encoding recombinase family protein, whose product MPNIIAYYRVSTKQQGQSGLGLDGQRSAVREFAERQGATILRDYTEVESGKKSDRIELLKAIGHAKLAKATLVVAKLDRLSRNVAFLSSLMESGVDFVACDNPNANRLTVHILAAVAEDEAQRISDRTKAALAAAKARGVKLGSARDGHWAGREDRRGWQEATKAAAIARTKAATDAYSFLIPTIQEMREQGASYQAIAGRLNSDGHFTSAGKQWTATAVWRVTSH is encoded by the coding sequence ATGCCAAACATCATCGCATACTACCGAGTCAGCACCAAGCAGCAGGGACAATCGGGGCTTGGGCTTGATGGTCAAAGGTCCGCAGTCCGTGAGTTTGCCGAGCGACAGGGGGCAACAATTCTGCGCGATTATACCGAAGTCGAGTCAGGAAAAAAGAGCGACCGAATCGAACTTTTGAAGGCAATCGGTCACGCGAAGTTGGCGAAGGCAACGCTGGTTGTTGCCAAGCTGGATCGTCTTTCTCGCAATGTCGCGTTCCTGTCTTCGTTGATGGAATCTGGCGTCGATTTTGTCGCCTGCGACAACCCCAATGCCAATCGCCTCACGGTTCACATTCTCGCTGCCGTTGCAGAAGACGAAGCACAGCGAATCAGCGACCGCACAAAGGCAGCACTGGCAGCCGCAAAAGCCCGTGGCGTGAAACTCGGCTCCGCTCGCGACGGCCATTGGGCAGGCCGGGAAGATCGTCGGGGCTGGCAGGAAGCTACTAAAGCCGCAGCCATCGCCCGGACGAAAGCGGCAACCGACGCCTACTCCTTCCTGATACCGACAATTCAGGAAATGCGGGAACAGGGGGCAAGCTACCAGGCCATTGCAGGCCGACTGAACAGTGACGGGCATTTCACGTCAGCCGGCAAGCAGTGGACGGCGACGGCCGTGTGGAGAGTCACCTCCCATTGA